The genomic segment TGCGGTCGACGCCGTGCTCGATGGGGACACCGGGCCGGCCGGGGCGGACGAAGTAGGCGTGCAGCGAGTGGGGGGCGTGGTCGGGACGCACGGTGCGGGTGGCGGCGCGCAGGGCCTGGGCGGCCACCAGCCCTCCGAACACCCGCCCGCCCGGCCAGTCCCCGGGGTTGGGACCGACGAAGAGGTCGGTGTCCTCCTCGGCGAGTCCGAGGATGCGGTCGAACACGCGTCAGCCGCCGTCCACGCCGGCGATGACGAAGCGCCGGCACCGCGCGCACCACGCCGCCAGGCTGGCGTCGGGATCGGCGGGGTGGACGATGGCCCCGCAGCCCTCGCAGCGGTAGATGACCGCGGACCTCGTTTCGTCGGCTGGGCTCAACGCGACCTCGTGCTCGCAAGGGCGCCACATCTTTCCCGAGGCCGGTGGGGGCGTCGAATCGGCGCGAGAGACTGTCCCCCGTGAGATTGGAACCGGTGGCCCGCGCCGACGACCCGCGTCTGGCGGACTACGTGGCGCTGCGGGACCCGGTCCTGCGCCGGGCGCGGGAAACCGCTGCAGGTCTGTTCATCGCCGAGGGGACCCTCGTCGTCGAGCGCCTCCTGCACTCCCGCTATCCGGTCCGGTCCGTCCTCGTAACGGGGCGGGGGCTGCGGGTCCTCGGTCCGCTCCTCGAAGACCGCGACGTGACCGTGCACCTCGTCGAGCCCGCGGTGGCGCAACAGCTGACGGGCTACGACGTGCACCGCGGCGTGCTGGCGGCGGGCCAGCGTCTCGAGCTTCCTGACGCCGACGACGTGCTGGCCGCCACGACGACGGTCCTGGTGCTCGAGGACCTGACCGACCAGGTGAACCTCGGAGCGGTGTTCCGCAATGCCGCCGCCCTCGGGGCCGACGCCGTCCTCCTCTCGCCGCGCTGCTGCGATCCGCTCTACCGCCGCTCGGTGCGCGTGTCGATGGGCGCCGTCCTGACGGTCCCGCACGCCTACCTGCAGCCCTGGCCGGAGGCGCTGGGCGCCCTCGGCGGACTTGGCTTCTCCCTGGCGGCGATGACGCCCGAGCCGGGGGCGCGCCTGCTGGAAGCGGCGGCGCCCGGGCTGGTCGGAGATGGCGCCGGCCGGGTGGCGCTCGTGCTCGGGTCCGAGGGGCCGGGGTTGTCCGCCGCCGCCCGGGCGGCCTGCGACCATCACCTACGGGTCGGCATGGACGCGGGAATCGACTCGCTCAACGTGGCGACGGCGGCGGCCGTGGCCCTGCACTGTGTCCGCTCGGCCCGGCTCAGCCGTTACGGGGCAGATCCTTGAAGGCAACGGTGCGGTCGTTGCTCGGCTCCTTCGGCAGCCCGAGCACGCGCTCGCCGATGATGTTGTGCTGGACCTCGTCGGTCCCGCCGTAGATCGAGGGACCCTGGGTGAACAGAGCCATCTCGGTGACGAAGGCCGCGGCCGGGTTGCCGGTCAGCTTCTCGAGCTCGGGCCGCTGGGCGGGGTCGTAGGCGTGCAGGGTGCCCACCGGGCCGAGGATCTGCAGGCCGAGGTCCCGGGACAGCCGCAGGATCCGGCTCATCGAGAGCTTGGCGATGTTGCCGACCCCGGGGATGTCCTGGCCGGTCTCGCGCAGCGCCCGCTGCCGGAGGTTGGTGAACCGGGCGATCTCGTTCAGGGTGTGCAGGCGCATGAGGTCCTGGCGGACGACCGGGTCCGACGCCTTGCCGCTCTGGCGGGCCAGGTCGACGAGCAGGGACCCGGCGGCGCCGAACATGCCCGGGTTGCTGCCGTTCCCGCCCCGCCGCCCCCCGCCGGCGCGCACGAAGTCACCGGCGCGCTGGTCGAGGTTCCCGGCCACCGTGCCCGGGTTGGCCAGCCCGCCTGCCGCCGAGCCACCGCCGGCCCCGAGGCCGGCCCGTTCGAAGGCGAGGGTGGTGTTGGCCACCGCCCAGCCGTTGTTGAGCCCGCCGATCAGGGCGTCGTGGCTGACCCGGGCCTCGTTTATGAAGACCTCGTTGAACATGGCCCGGCCGGTCATCTCGCGCAGGGGCCGCACCTCGACGCCGGGCTGGTGCATGTCCAGGGCGAAGTACGAGATCCCCTGGTGCTTGGGCACGTCCGTATCGGTTCGGGCCAGCAGCATCCCGAGGTCGGCGATCTGGCCGCCCGACGTCCAGACCTTCTGCCCCGTCACGACCCACTCGTCCCCGTCCCGGACGGCCCGGGTCTGGAGCCCGGCCAGGTCCGATCCCGCCCCCGGCTCGGAGAACAGCTGGCACCACGCCCGCCGCCCGGTGACGATGTCGCTCAGGTACAGCCGCTTCTGATCGTCGCTGCCGTGGGTGGCGATCGTCGGGCCGGCCAGCAAGAGGCCCAGACCGCCCGGGGCACCCAGCGCCCCGAACCGGGCGATGGCCCCCTGGACCGCCACGGCCTCCTGGCGCGACAGGCCCTTGCCGAACCACTCCTCGGGCCAGGTCGGAGCCGCCCAGCCCGAGTTGCCCAGGCGGTCCCACCACTCCCCGACGGTCAGGTCGGGGTCCCAGTTCTCCTCCAGCCAGGCGGTCACCTCGGAGGTGACGCCCCGGTCCGTGCGCGCCGCAGTGTCGGTCATGTCTTCCCCCGGATCGGTTCCAACCCCGATCCAGTGCAGCCGAAACTTGACCGGGCGGTCAAGTTGGGCGGGAAGGGAGTCAGGCGACGGTGATCCCCAGCTCCTCGAGCAGGGGCCGGCTCCACGCCAACCGCCCGGTCAGGGTCTCGGGGTCCCCGGTGCAGAGGACGTAGGACGCCTCGACCATGTAGTCGACCTTCTCGTGGCGCTCGACGGGGGTCCTGCGGTCCAGGCCGTGGTGGACGACTCCGGGGGTCAGGACCAGTCCCGACGGCGAGAGGCTGTTCACCGCCACGCCCTTGCCGTGCACCTCGCCCGCCAGACCGGTCGTGAACCGCTCGAGGGCCGCCTTGCACATGCCGTACACGGTCCCGCCCGGGATGAACCGGGTGTAGGGCGGCCCCGTGGGGTGGACCGAGGCGCCCGACGAGATGTTGAGGATCCAGCCCCGGCCCCGTGCGACCATCTCGGGCAGGACCAGCTGGGCCAGCTCGAAGGGGGCCCGCACCTGCACCTCGAACATCAGCCGCCAGTGACCCTCGTCGAACCCCGACACCGGCTCGAAGTAGGTGATGGCGGCGTTGTTGACGAGGACGTCGATCGGGCCCAGCTGCTCCCGGACGGTCTCCACCAGCCGCTGCCGGTCGTCGGCCCGGGCCAGATCGGCCACCACGGCCACGGCGGCGTGGCCGGCGGCCCGGATGTCCCGCACCGTCGAGCCCACGCTTCCGGCCAGCGGATGGTCCCCGTCCTCCGGCGTGCGCGCCGTGACCGCGACGGCCGCCCCGTCGGCCGCGAAACGGCGGGCCACCGCCGCTCCGATCCCCCGGCTGGCGCCGGTGACCAGCACGACCTTCCCCTCCAGGTTCCCCATGACCCGAACCTATCGTGGGAGCCGGAATCGACGCCCCGCAGCGGACCGCGCCCGGCCATGCGCGGGGAGTGGCCGCTCGTCGGTTAGAATCGCCACGAGGTCCCACGTGTCAGTGGGCTTCGGGGGTGGCCTGCCTCGCCACCCGCTTTGGAACCGTGGTGCGGATCCGCCGGTCGTCGGCCCCGCGCCGACTACCGATCGGATGACAGCTTGACCACGTTCAAAGACCTCGGTGTGTCCGAGAAGATCGTCGCCGCGCTCGGCCAGGGGGGCGTCGTGCGCCCCTTCCCCGTGCAGGCCCTCACCATCCCCGACGCCCTCGCCGGCCGCGACGTGTGCGGCAAGGCTCAGACCGGGTCCGGCAAGACCCTGGCCTTCGGGATCCCCCTCGTGCAGCGCACGAGGGGCGGGGCCCCCGGCGGACGCCCCCGGGCGCTGGTCCTGGTGCCCACCCGGGAGCTGGCCGCCCAGGTGCACCGGGTGCTGGCCCCCCTGGGCGACGCCACCGGGCTGCGCACCACGGTGGCGTACGGCGGCACTCCCATCCGGACCCAGACCGCGCCCCTGGTGGCCGGGGCGGAGATCCTCACCGCCACCCCCGGGCGGCTCATCGACCTGGTCGACAGCGGCACGGTGGACCTCGGCGACGTGGTGGTGGCGGTGATCGACGAGGCCGACCGCATGGCGGACATGGGCTTCCTGCCCCAGGTCGAGTGGCTGCTGCGCCGGATGCCGGGACGGCAGCAGACCATGCTCTTCTCCGCCACCCTCGACGGGGACGTCTCGTGGCTCGTCCGGCAGTACCTGGCCGATCCCGTGCACCACGAGGTGGCCGAGCCCGAGCCCACCGTCGAGTCGATGCAGCACCGCTTCCTGGCCGTGCACCAGATGGACAAGGCGCGGGTGGCGGCGGCCATCATCGCCGGGGCCGAGCGCTCCATCGTGTTCTCGTCGACCAAGCGGGGCGCCGACCGGGCGGCACGGGACCTGGCCGCCCTGGGGGTGAAGGTGGCGGCCCTCCACGGGGACCTGCGCCAGGAGGCGCGCGAGAAGGCGCTCAAGGCGTTCACCACCGGGCGCATCCCGGCGCTGGTGGCCACCGACGTGGCCGCCCGGGGCATCGACGTCGAGGGCATCGACGTGGTGATCCACTACGACCCGGCCACCGACTCCAAGGAGTACCTGCACCGGTCGGGGCGCACGGCCCGCGCCGGGGCGTCGGGCACCGCCGTCAGCCTGCTCCTCTGGAACCAGCACGTGACCGCCGAGCGCATCTGCCGCCAGCTCGGCATTGCCGAGGCGGTGGTCGAGGTGTTCAGCAACGACTCCCGGCTCGGGGACCTGGCGGCGTTCGCCCCTACGGCCGATCTCCGTGGGGCATGAGGTCGGACTGACCCCACTGGCCCAGGGAGTTGAGCTGCACGTGGTCCCCGGTGGCCTCGACGATGCGCCCCCCGCCCACGTACATGGCGGTGTGGTACACGCTGGTCCAGTCGGTCTGGCTCGATCCCCAGAACACCAGGTCCCCCGCCACCAGGTTGGAGTAGTCGATGGCCTCGCCTGCCGTGTGGTACTGGTCGTTGGCCACCCGGGCGAAGCGGATCCCCGCCGCCGCCGTCCACGACGCCAGCGCCAACCCTGAGCAGTCGTAGCCGACGGGCCCGTTGCCGCCCCAGATGTAGGGCTTGCCCAGCTGGTGGAAGGCGAACAGCACGGCCCGGTCCCCCGGGGTGGCCCCGTTGAACATCAGGGCCTGGGCCGGGGCGGCCCCCGAAGCGTCGCCGTATCCGAAGCTGGTCCCGTTCTGCAGGACGAGCCAGTAGCCGCCGCCGTCGTGCGACGCCACGATCCGCTCCGGCGGCTCCGGCGACGGGCTGCCGCCGAGCGAGCCGGCGTAGGTGGCGGTGCCGAAGGCGAACACCCCGCCGTCGGCAGCCATCAGCCAGTACCCGGCGCCGTCGGGCGTGGCCGCCATCGACACGATCGGCTGGGCCAAACGGAGGGCGCCGGTGGACCCGTGGAAGGTGGCGTCCCCGAAGCTGAAGATCCCGCCGTCGCGGGCGACGAGCCAGTAGCCGGCGCCATCGGCGCTGGGGGTGAGCCCGACGATGGGCTGGGCCAGGTGCAGGGCGCCGGTGGAGCCGTGGAAGGCGGCGTCACCGAAGCTGAACACCCCGCCGTCGCTGGCCACCAGCCAGTAGCCGGCCCCGTCCGGCGTCGGGGTGAGCCCGACGATCGGCCGGGTGAGGTGGAGGGCGCCGGTCGAGCCGAAGAAGCGGGCGTCCCCGTAGGTCATGACCCCGCCGTCGGCGCCGACCAGCCAGTAGCCCTTGTTGTCCCGGGTGGCGGCGATGTCGACGATCGGGCTGGCGAGCGGGACGCTCCCCGCCGATCCGTAGGAGCCGGCCCGGCCGAAGGCCCAGACGTTGCCGTCCGAGCCGGCCAGCCAGAAGCTGGCCGCCGTGCCGCTGTCGGCCCGGGCCGGGCGGGCGGTTATCACGCTGCCGAGGGTCGCCACGAGAGTGGCGGTCAGTATCAGGGGCGCGACGAGCACCCATCTCCGCCGGGTCATCCCGCGGTATCGGTGGCCCGTTTCGGGGCCCTTAGGGAAATGGCCCGTCCGTAGGCCCCGCCGCCCGGCGGGTGGACGGACTAGTCCCGGAACACCGGCTTGCGCTTCTCCCGCCGGGCCTGGATGGCCTCCTCGAAGTTGCGCGTGGTCAGGCGCACGTACAGCTGGGCGTGGCCCTCGTGGTCCATGTGGGCGTGGAGGCTGGAGGCGTCCAGGCTCGACCACAGGAGGCGCTTGGTCACCTCGATGCCGGGCCGGCTCCAGCCGATGATGCGCTCGGCCATCTCGTAGCAGGCGTCGAGCAGCCCTTCCTGGTCGACGACCCGGGAGACGAGCCCGATGCGCTCGGCCTCGGCGGCGTCGACGTCGCGCCCGGTGAGCATGATCTCCGAGGCGCGCGACGAGCCGATGGCGCGGGGCAGGAGGTAGCTGAGCCCCAGCTCGCACGCGGTGAGCCCGTTGTTGATCCCGGCGGCCCGGAAGTAGGCGCCCGGCCCGGCCATGCGGATGTCGGCGGCCAGGCTCAAGCAGAAGCCCCCGCCGATGGCGGCCCCGTTGACCGCGGCGATCACCGGCTGGTGCATGCGGCGCATGGTGAGGATGGCGTCGTCGAGCAGCTCGAGGGCGCGCCGGGCAATCGACGACTGGGTGAGGCCGCTGATCCGGGGCACCGTGCCCGAGTCCTCGAGGTCGGCGCCGGAGCAGAACCCGTGCCCGGCTCCGGTCACCACCGCGACCCGCACGTCGTTGTCCCAGCTCACCTCCTCGAGGGCCTCGCGGAAAGGGATCATCACGTCGAAGGCCATCGCGTTCATCCGCTCGGGGCGGTTGAGGGTGATCAGGGCCACTCCGGGTCGCGGGTGGTCGATGAGGACGAAGGACATCGGTGCTCCTCGGCTCGTACGGCCCCCGGACACTACGGGAGCGTCCCGGTAGCGGTGCCGTAGTGTCGGCGGCCATGGACATCAAGCTCGGGCTGCGCCTGGATCTCTACCGGGCCGCCAGAGTGGAGGTCCCGCTCGACCTGGTGCGCCGGGCCGAGGAGCTGGGCTTCCACTCCGTGTGGACCGCCGAGGCCTACGGGACGGACGCCCTGTCCCCGTTGGCGTATCTGGCCGCCCTGACCGACCG from the Acidimicrobiales bacterium genome contains:
- a CDS encoding RNA methyltransferase, translating into MRLEPVARADDPRLADYVALRDPVLRRARETAAGLFIAEGTLVVERLLHSRYPVRSVLVTGRGLRVLGPLLEDRDVTVHLVEPAVAQQLTGYDVHRGVLAAGQRLELPDADDVLAATTTVLVLEDLTDQVNLGAVFRNAAALGADAVLLSPRCCDPLYRRSVRVSMGAVLTVPHAYLQPWPEALGALGGLGFSLAAMTPEPGARLLEAAAPGLVGDGAGRVALVLGSEGPGLSAAARAACDHHLRVGMDAGIDSLNVATAAAVALHCVRSARLSRYGADP
- a CDS encoding acyl-CoA dehydrogenase family protein encodes the protein MTDTAARTDRGVTSEVTAWLEENWDPDLTVGEWWDRLGNSGWAAPTWPEEWFGKGLSRQEAVAVQGAIARFGALGAPGGLGLLLAGPTIATHGSDDQKRLYLSDIVTGRRAWCQLFSEPGAGSDLAGLQTRAVRDGDEWVVTGQKVWTSGGQIADLGMLLARTDTDVPKHQGISYFALDMHQPGVEVRPLREMTGRAMFNEVFINEARVSHDALIGGLNNGWAVANTTLAFERAGLGAGGGSAAGGLANPGTVAGNLDQRAGDFVRAGGGRRGGNGSNPGMFGAAGSLLVDLARQSGKASDPVVRQDLMRLHTLNEIARFTNLRQRALRETGQDIPGVGNIAKLSMSRILRLSRDLGLQILGPVGTLHAYDPAQRPELEKLTGNPAAAFVTEMALFTQGPSIYGGTDEVQHNIIGERVLGLPKEPSNDRTVAFKDLPRNG
- a CDS encoding SDR family NAD(P)-dependent oxidoreductase → MGNLEGKVVLVTGASRGIGAAVARRFAADGAAVAVTARTPEDGDHPLAGSVGSTVRDIRAAGHAAVAVVADLARADDRQRLVETVREQLGPIDVLVNNAAITYFEPVSGFDEGHWRLMFEVQVRAPFELAQLVLPEMVARGRGWILNISSGASVHPTGPPYTRFIPGGTVYGMCKAALERFTTGLAGEVHGKGVAVNSLSPSGLVLTPGVVHHGLDRRTPVERHEKVDYMVEASYVLCTGDPETLTGRLAWSRPLLEELGITVA
- a CDS encoding DEAD/DEAH box helicase; this encodes MTTFKDLGVSEKIVAALGQGGVVRPFPVQALTIPDALAGRDVCGKAQTGSGKTLAFGIPLVQRTRGGAPGGRPRALVLVPTRELAAQVHRVLAPLGDATGLRTTVAYGGTPIRTQTAPLVAGAEILTATPGRLIDLVDSGTVDLGDVVVAVIDEADRMADMGFLPQVEWLLRRMPGRQQTMLFSATLDGDVSWLVRQYLADPVHHEVAEPEPTVESMQHRFLAVHQMDKARVAAAIIAGAERSIVFSSTKRGADRAARDLAALGVKVAALHGDLRQEAREKALKAFTTGRIPALVATDVAARGIDVEGIDVVIHYDPATDSKEYLHRSGRTARAGASGTAVSLLLWNQHVTAERICRQLGIAEAVVEVFSNDSRLGDLAAFAPTADLRGA
- a CDS encoding NlpC/P60 family protein, which produces MTRRRWVLVAPLILTATLVATLGSVITARPARADSGTAASFWLAGSDGNVWAFGRAGSYGSAGSVPLASPIVDIAATRDNKGYWLVGADGGVMTYGDARFFGSTGALHLTRPIVGLTPTPDGAGYWLVASDGGVFSFGDAAFHGSTGALHLAQPIVGLTPSADGAGYWLVARDGGIFSFGDATFHGSTGALRLAQPIVSMAATPDGAGYWLMAADGGVFAFGTATYAGSLGGSPSPEPPERIVASHDGGGYWLVLQNGTSFGYGDASGAAPAQALMFNGATPGDRAVLFAFHQLGKPYIWGGNGPVGYDCSGLALASWTAAAGIRFARVANDQYHTAGEAIDYSNLVAGDLVFWGSSQTDWTSVYHTAMYVGGGRIVEATGDHVQLNSLGQWGQSDLMPHGDRP
- a CDS encoding enoyl-CoA hydratase; this encodes MSFVLIDHPRPGVALITLNRPERMNAMAFDVMIPFREALEEVSWDNDVRVAVVTGAGHGFCSGADLEDSGTVPRISGLTQSSIARRALELLDDAILTMRRMHQPVIAAVNGAAIGGGFCLSLAADIRMAGPGAYFRAAGINNGLTACELGLSYLLPRAIGSSRASEIMLTGRDVDAAEAERIGLVSRVVDQEGLLDACYEMAERIIGWSRPGIEVTKRLLWSSLDASSLHAHMDHEGHAQLYVRLTTRNFEEAIQARREKRKPVFRD